Proteins encoded by one window of Blautia faecicola:
- a CDS encoding ABC transporter permease has translation MFGKLAFRNVRRSARDYLVYVLTMTFIVALMFAFNSIIFSRDIQKMYELAGMMAAMIGIATFFIVLIVAWLINYMVRFMLEKRSREFGIYLLIGMKKKQVSRLYMRENVLLGTGAFVLGLGLGMLLQQILMVVLYSVVQLEKRPHLEFNRYCLIMTVSCYAGCYLLALLRCKRRFRKMNIHDLMREDQKNEEMEEKHESIRKWLFPLSVGCILAFGVWILSGNIRSVGGAYIFLIGLFLSMYLFYSGLSAWIICYVKKKGRRIYRGQNLFLMRQFASKLKTMRFTMGTLTVLFTVAFLGCSVALMFTDWQKQVLGIKFPFDIQVYHQDPAYDFSSELEVIRNETKIKDSRTYRIWENHTDAVNTWLYTHLRYFGDEYKKADGTPDEKKIAGKNGEEYAPYDTFMALSDYNYLRQMLGYSKVTLGEDEYILQIKARIYNETGDFTDEIGVFDQGEKLTCKEVRTEPFSQDGHNGGDYILVVPDERISGMNAYYSELAVAVRGKVPADLQSKLDDLTDGDDDDDEASPGDGMLCYGTDTIVSYSAVNLVRDYAIPEIRYMMTCITFPCMYIGLVFLCIALTVLSVQQLSDSAKYRYRYQVLAKIGLGRRAIHKTVFYQLFGYYLCPALFSAAVSGIVAGYVGSAFNFYTGVSTPVFQYFGLSFLLFFGIYAVYFAATYVGFIRNIEDGCR, from the coding sequence ATGTTCGGTAAACTTGCCTTTCGAAATGTCAGACGCTCCGCCAGAGATTATCTGGTCTATGTGCTGACGATGACCTTTATCGTGGCGCTGATGTTTGCATTTAACAGCATTATTTTTTCCAGAGACATCCAGAAAATGTATGAACTTGCCGGGATGATGGCTGCGATGATCGGGATCGCGACCTTTTTTATCGTGCTGATCGTGGCGTGGCTGATCAATTATATGGTACGCTTCATGCTGGAAAAACGAAGCCGGGAGTTCGGGATTTATCTGCTGATCGGGATGAAGAAAAAGCAGGTATCCAGACTTTATATGAGAGAAAATGTTCTTCTTGGAACCGGAGCATTTGTGCTGGGACTGGGACTTGGGATGCTGTTGCAGCAGATACTGATGGTGGTGCTGTACAGTGTGGTACAGCTGGAAAAAAGACCACATCTGGAATTTAACCGTTACTGTCTGATAATGACGGTGAGCTGTTATGCGGGCTGTTATCTGCTGGCACTGTTGCGGTGCAAGAGACGTTTCCGCAAGATGAATATTCATGATCTGATGCGCGAGGATCAGAAAAATGAAGAGATGGAAGAAAAACACGAATCCATCAGAAAATGGCTGTTCCCACTGTCTGTCGGCTGTATCCTCGCGTTTGGTGTCTGGATTCTGAGTGGTAATATCCGGTCGGTAGGAGGGGCTTATATCTTTTTGATCGGACTTTTCCTGTCGATGTATTTGTTCTACAGCGGACTTTCGGCATGGATCATCTGTTATGTGAAGAAAAAAGGCCGCCGGATCTACCGGGGACAGAATCTGTTTCTAATGCGGCAGTTTGCATCGAAGTTAAAGACGATGCGTTTTACGATGGGAACGCTGACGGTGCTTTTTACGGTTGCCTTTTTAGGATGTTCGGTGGCGCTGATGTTTACCGACTGGCAAAAACAGGTGCTTGGCATTAAGTTTCCGTTTGATATCCAGGTATATCATCAGGATCCGGCGTATGATTTTTCATCGGAATTGGAAGTGATCCGGAACGAGACGAAGATCAAGGATTCCCGGACTTACCGGATCTGGGAGAATCACACCGATGCGGTCAATACCTGGCTGTACACACATCTGCGGTATTTTGGAGATGAATATAAGAAGGCAGACGGAACACCGGATGAAAAGAAAATTGCCGGAAAGAATGGGGAAGAATATGCTCCGTATGATACGTTTATGGCGCTCAGCGACTATAATTACCTGCGGCAGATGCTTGGGTATTCAAAAGTGACGCTTGGAGAAGACGAATATATTCTTCAGATCAAAGCGCGGATCTATAACGAAACCGGCGACTTTACCGATGAGATCGGTGTCTTTGATCAGGGAGAGAAGCTGACCTGTAAGGAGGTTCGCACAGAGCCATTTTCTCAGGACGGACATAACGGTGGGGATTACATTCTGGTGGTGCCGGATGAGAGAATCAGCGGGATGAATGCATATTATTCCGAACTGGCGGTGGCTGTCCGTGGAAAAGTACCTGCCGATCTGCAGAGCAAACTGGATGATCTGACAGACGGGGACGACGATGACGATGAGGCATCGCCGGGTGACGGGATGCTCTGCTACGGAACAGACACGATCGTCAGTTATTCAGCAGTCAATCTGGTACGGGATTATGCGATCCCGGAGATTCGCTATATGATGACCTGTATCACCTTTCCCTGCATGTACATCGGACTGGTATTCTTATGTATTGCCCTGACGGTACTTTCCGTGCAGCAGCTGAGTGATTCCGCAAAATACCGTTACCGCTATCAGGTGCTTGCGAAGATCGGACTTGGCAGACGCGCGATCCATAAAACCGTATTTTACCAGTTGTTTGGTTATTATCTGTGCCCGGCACTGTTTTCCGCGGCGGTCAGCGGAATCGTTGCAGGCTATGTGGGAAGCGCATTTAACTTTTATACGGGTGTCAGTACCCCGGTATTCCAGTATTTCGGACTTTCGTTTCTGCTGTTTTTCGGCATCTATGCTGTCTATTTTGCGGCGACATATGTTGGATTTATCCGGAATATTGAGGACGGATGTCGATAA
- a CDS encoding cation:proton antiporter, with protein METYKFLLDLCLILLSTKVLGLLTRKFSMPQVVGALLAGVILGPGILGIITPTDFISDTAEVGVIVLMFCAGMETDVQELKKSGKSALIIALIGVLVPLVGGYAVAAFFNRPGMLESDASSSLFLQNVFIGVILTATSVSITVETLKELGKLKTRSGNAILGAAVIDDILGIIALTLITSMADESVKISIVLLKIVGFFIFVAIAGFIFYKFFSKWSAGEGVGLQRHVIVSFVFCLFMSYAAEQFFGVADITGAYFAGLIISMTQREPYIASRFDVLSYTYLSPIFFASIGLKVSLPEMNSTIVAFAVVLTIVAILTKVVGCGLGAKLCHYKNYQALRIGVGMISRGEVALIVASKGESLGLMSTAVMGPVVIVVILTTIIAPILLKPVFKRGPETTLDPNVDIAKNYEAISKFREGK; from the coding sequence ATGGAAACGTATAAATTTTTGCTGGATCTGTGTCTGATCCTGTTATCAACAAAAGTTCTTGGTCTTCTGACCAGAAAATTCAGTATGCCGCAGGTGGTAGGTGCACTGCTTGCAGGTGTCATCCTCGGCCCTGGTATCCTGGGAATCATCACACCTACTGACTTTATCAGTGATACAGCCGAAGTCGGTGTTATCGTCCTGATGTTCTGTGCCGGTATGGAGACGGATGTACAGGAACTGAAAAAGAGTGGAAAATCCGCACTGATCATCGCACTGATCGGTGTACTGGTTCCGCTGGTTGGCGGTTATGCCGTAGCAGCATTTTTTAACCGTCCGGGTATGCTCGAATCGGATGCATCCAGCAGTCTGTTTTTACAGAATGTATTTATTGGTGTTATCCTGACAGCAACATCCGTAAGTATCACGGTTGAGACTCTGAAAGAACTTGGAAAGTTAAAAACACGTTCCGGTAATGCAATCCTGGGTGCGGCAGTTATCGATGATATTCTTGGTATCATCGCACTGACATTGATCACAAGTATGGCAGATGAATCGGTCAAGATTTCCATCGTATTACTGAAGATCGTTGGTTTCTTCATCTTTGTTGCAATCGCAGGATTTATTTTCTACAAATTCTTCAGCAAATGGAGTGCGGGAGAAGGCGTAGGTTTACAGAGACACGTTATTGTTTCGTTTGTATTCTGCCTGTTCATGTCATATGCGGCAGAGCAGTTTTTCGGTGTTGCAGATATCACGGGTGCTTACTTTGCAGGTCTGATCATTTCTATGACGCAGAGAGAGCCGTATATCGCATCCCGATTTGATGTACTTTCTTATACATATCTGTCCCCGATCTTCTTTGCAAGTATCGGTCTGAAGGTAAGTCTTCCGGAGATGAACAGCACGATTGTTGCGTTTGCTGTTGTTCTGACGATTGTTGCGATCCTGACCAAGGTTGTCGGATGTGGTCTGGGTGCAAAGCTTTGCCATTATAAGAATTATCAGGCACTTCGTATCGGTGTGGGTATGATCTCACGAGGTGAGGTTGCGCTGATCGTGGCAAGCAAGGGTGAGAGCCTGGGACTGATGTCGACGGCGGTTATGGGACCGGTTGTTATTGTGGTTATCCTGACGACCATTATTGCGCCGATTCTGCTGAAACCGGTATTCAAACGCGGACCGGAGACTACGCTGGATCCGAATGTGGATATTGCTAAGAATTATGAGGCGATTAGTAAGTTCAGGGAAGGAAAATAA
- a CDS encoding sensor histidine kinase translates to MRLSDYIKDKIMTYLLHLLCMILLTFFFYITGYNKNAVSLILFCWCLILILWTGVGYVRRKQYFTEAEHILEQADQRYLLGELLPPSSRLEDCLYRELILKSNKSVIERIRKIEDTQKEYREYIESWVHEIKAPITGIQLMCENHKDPVTRQIMLENKKIENDVDMVLYYARMENVYKDYMIEKTDLQSATSEILMKNKQYLISSGISARVECPDPVYTDKKWILFILNQLVLNSVKYKKEGTQIHIYTKTYDHGVQLIVEDTGVGIPQEEIPRIFEKGFTGTNGRMGGRSTGMGLYLCSRLCEKLGIEIRAESECGEETRMILTFPVSAYLLK, encoded by the coding sequence ATGAGACTTTCGGACTATATCAAAGACAAAATTATGACCTATCTGCTACATTTGCTGTGCATGATCCTGCTGACATTTTTCTTTTACATCACCGGATATAATAAAAATGCCGTTTCCCTGATCCTGTTTTGCTGGTGCCTGATCCTGATCTTATGGACAGGTGTGGGGTATGTCAGGAGAAAACAGTATTTTACGGAGGCGGAACATATTCTCGAACAGGCGGATCAACGCTATCTGTTGGGAGAATTGCTTCCGCCGTCCTCGCGTCTGGAAGACTGTCTGTACCGAGAGCTGATCTTAAAGTCGAACAAGTCGGTGATCGAGCGGATCCGAAAGATCGAGGATACGCAGAAAGAATACCGGGAATATATCGAAAGTTGGGTTCATGAGATCAAAGCGCCGATCACCGGGATCCAGCTGATGTGTGAAAATCACAAAGATCCGGTGACCAGACAGATTATGCTGGAAAACAAGAAGATCGAAAATGATGTAGACATGGTACTTTATTATGCCCGGATGGAAAATGTCTATAAAGATTACATGATCGAAAAGACAGATCTGCAAAGCGCAACATCCGAAATCTTGATGAAAAACAAACAGTATCTGATCAGCAGCGGTATCAGTGCCCGGGTGGAATGTCCGGATCCGGTCTATACGGATAAAAAATGGATCTTATTTATCCTGAATCAGTTGGTGTTAAACAGTGTGAAATACAAAAAAGAAGGCACGCAGATCCATATCTACACGAAAACATACGATCACGGTGTACAGTTGATCGTGGAAGATACCGGTGTGGGAATCCCGCAGGAAGAAATACCGAGGATTTTTGAAAAAGGATTTACCGGAACCAACGGAAGAATGGGAGGCAGATCCACGGGGATGGGGCTGTATCTGTGCAGCCGTCTGTGCGAAAAGCTTGGGATCGAGATTCGCGCAGAATCGGAGTGTGGGGAAGAAACCCGGATGATTCTGACATTCCCTGTCAGCGCGTATCTTTTAAAGTAA
- the rseP gene encoding RIP metalloprotease RseP, with product MSIIIAVLILGIVIIVHEFGHFLLAKTNGIVVEEFSVGMGPRILSTQRGTTRYSLKLIPFGGSCMMKGEDGEDEGEGTFNSKSVWRRFSVIAAGPIFNFILAFFGAMIIIGIIGYDPPVVTQVKEGTPEEAAGLKEGDLITSFDGKKIYLARDLYSYLTLEGLEDKDITVTVKRDGKKETLTYHPTTEDRYMLGFSYNPDENQAQIQSVTIGGALADAGLQAGDYISAVDGNEVASGEALSQYFEDHPLSDQTVTLTYLRDGLDYDVEVTPQAVNYVEQGFSYNLGREKTSALGVIKYSVLEVRYWINSTLEGFKLLITGKLGMDSLSGPVGVVNVIGDAYQESKSEGALMTWLTMINMMILISANLGVANLLPLPALDGGRLVFLLIEAVRGKPVNREAEGMVHFAGLLLLMGLLVFVTFKDVRGLF from the coding sequence TTGAGTATTATAATCGCTGTTCTGATCCTTGGTATCGTAATTATCGTACATGAGTTCGGACATTTTTTACTGGCAAAGACAAATGGCATCGTGGTGGAAGAATTTTCTGTGGGAATGGGACCGAGGATACTGTCGACACAGCGGGGAACGACAAGATATTCGCTGAAACTGATTCCTTTCGGCGGTTCCTGTATGATGAAAGGAGAAGACGGAGAGGATGAAGGGGAAGGAACCTTTAACAGCAAATCTGTCTGGAGACGGTTTTCCGTCATTGCCGCAGGACCGATTTTTAATTTTATTCTTGCATTTTTCGGCGCAATGATTATTATAGGTATTATCGGATATGATCCTCCGGTAGTCACACAGGTAAAAGAAGGAACACCGGAAGAGGCGGCAGGTCTGAAAGAAGGCGACCTGATCACTTCGTTTGACGGAAAGAAAATTTACCTGGCAAGGGATCTGTATTCCTATCTGACACTGGAAGGTCTGGAAGATAAAGATATCACCGTCACGGTAAAAAGGGACGGGAAAAAGGAAACTCTGACGTATCATCCGACAACGGAAGACCGCTACATGCTTGGATTCAGTTATAATCCGGATGAAAATCAGGCGCAGATCCAGTCGGTAACGATCGGTGGTGCGCTGGCAGATGCGGGTCTTCAGGCAGGCGATTATATCAGTGCCGTGGATGGCAATGAGGTTGCTTCCGGAGAGGCGCTGAGCCAGTATTTTGAGGATCATCCGCTGTCGGATCAGACAGTGACGCTGACCTATCTGCGTGACGGACTGGACTACGATGTGGAGGTGACTCCGCAGGCAGTCAACTATGTGGAACAGGGATTTTCCTATAATCTTGGTCGGGAGAAAACAAGTGCTCTCGGCGTGATCAAATACAGTGTCCTGGAAGTGCGCTACTGGATCAACAGCACACTGGAAGGATTTAAACTTCTGATTACCGGAAAACTGGGAATGGACAGCCTGTCCGGTCCGGTTGGTGTGGTAAATGTGATCGGAGACGCTTATCAGGAAAGCAAGAGTGAGGGTGCGCTGATGACCTGGCTGACCATGATTAATATGATGATCCTGATCTCTGCGAACCTTGGCGTTGCTAATCTGCTTCCGCTTCCGGCACTGGATGGCGGACGTCTGGTATTTTTGCTGATCGAAGCAGTGAGAGGAAAGCCGGTGAACCGGGAAGCAGAAGGTATGGTGCATTTTGCAGGACTGCTTTTGCTAATGGGACTGCTTGTATTTGTTACATTTAAAGATGTAAGAGGACTGTTTTAA
- a CDS encoding alpha-mannosidase, with protein MKLMHSEWKDRVRHWVRTLQDDFYEPLGEIRWEAFRTMDHISPEEALQKEFTAVEPGFTWGKTWEYCWFKGTVVLPKGAEGKRIVMDLDAGGESTVFVNGKSFGNYRAAWVDEAHQFIEDNCLAVCGKEGDTYEILMETYAGHFYPEAPTGGCATGPVLPGAFTDPKKEGARCVLGTSTYGIWNEDAYQLFMDVDTLGRLLETMDSTTLRAAKIAKALEKFTLIVDFEQPREARIASYKEAREALKSLMEAKNGSTMPVFYAVGNAHLDLAWLWPMEETHRKTERTFAAQLRLIEQYPEYKYVQSQPAAYEMCRKYYPDLYARIKEAIKGGQWIADGAMWVEPDTNMASGEALIRQLVHGKRYYKEELGVDSEVLWLPDTFGYTAALPQILKGCGVNYLVTQKIFWSYNEGEQFPYHYFTWQGMDGSEIDSFLPTSYTYRTHPSEVNNIWKNRVQVQDLDAFLLPFGYGDGGGGPARDFIESAKRQEDIEGGVKVKMASPLEFFHDMEAQGGPANTYVGELYFSAHRGTYTSQAMVKQNNRKCELALREMELWSVLAMNKGMTYNLSKADALWKELLLHQFHDILPGSSIAKVYVEAENAFHEILDGADELQKDALNALTDQKEDQAVTVFNSLSFPRKMLVELPDAFANGAKTVDGIAVPVQKIGDVVKASVEVPSCGAVSLVPAEGQVEEKAVTVASCDGGFTMENSQIKAVVNEKGEVISFVLKESGREFAADAMNRFHLYKDVPRLFDAWDIDSNYIDQEIEAAKNVTVSMEADGLEGVLKVTGEISNSTFTQYIRLAADSRRIEFETEIDWKEMHRLLKAGFPVNVYAENGINEMQFGFVERPAHRSRAYDKDRFEVCNHRYSALADGAHGAAVLNDSKYGISMNGNALELTLLRAATCPEMCADNRVHHFTYAFTAWEGNFAESDVVRQGYELNVKPVVAGGAAPTFSALTIDKGNVILDTMKPAEDGSGDIILRLYESKKAAVTAEVTLSDLLQGEKVYLCDMLENCKEEIPVENGVLPLDFHAFEIKTIRIKK; from the coding sequence ATGAAACTAATGCATTCGGAATGGAAGGACAGAGTCAGACATTGGGTGCGGACTCTGCAGGATGATTTTTATGAACCGCTGGGGGAGATTCGTTGGGAGGCTTTTCGGACGATGGATCATATTTCTCCGGAGGAGGCGCTGCAGAAGGAGTTTACAGCAGTGGAGCCTGGGTTTACTTGGGGTAAGACCTGGGAGTATTGTTGGTTTAAAGGGACGGTAGTTCTTCCGAAAGGGGCAGAGGGTAAGAGAATAGTTATGGACCTGGATGCCGGCGGGGAGTCGACCGTGTTTGTCAATGGAAAATCATTTGGTAATTATCGTGCGGCTTGGGTAGATGAGGCACATCAGTTTATCGAGGATAACTGTCTGGCTGTCTGCGGAAAAGAGGGAGACACTTATGAGATCCTGATGGAAACGTATGCGGGTCATTTTTATCCGGAAGCACCGACGGGTGGTTGTGCGACAGGACCGGTGTTACCGGGGGCATTTACGGATCCGAAGAAAGAAGGAGCAAGATGTGTTCTAGGAACATCCACGTATGGTATCTGGAATGAAGATGCATACCAGCTGTTTATGGATGTAGATACCCTGGGACGTCTTCTGGAAACGATGGATTCCACGACGCTGCGTGCCGCAAAGATTGCAAAAGCGCTGGAGAAGTTTACACTGATCGTGGATTTTGAGCAGCCGAGAGAAGCACGTATTGCATCTTATAAAGAGGCGAGAGAAGCATTGAAATCGCTGATGGAAGCAAAGAACGGTTCTACGATGCCGGTATTTTATGCGGTTGGTAATGCACATCTGGATCTGGCTTGGTTATGGCCGATGGAGGAGACGCATCGGAAAACAGAGCGTACCTTTGCCGCACAGCTGCGTCTGATCGAGCAGTATCCGGAATATAAATATGTACAGAGCCAGCCGGCAGCATATGAGATGTGCCGGAAATATTATCCGGATCTGTATGCGCGGATCAAAGAAGCTATCAAAGGCGGTCAGTGGATCGCAGATGGTGCGATGTGGGTAGAACCGGATACGAATATGGCAAGTGGTGAAGCACTGATTCGTCAGCTGGTTCATGGAAAACGCTATTATAAAGAAGAACTGGGCGTGGACAGTGAAGTGTTATGGCTTCCGGATACGTTTGGATATACCGCAGCACTGCCGCAGATCCTGAAAGGCTGTGGCGTGAATTATCTGGTAACGCAGAAGATTTTCTGGTCTTATAACGAGGGAGAACAGTTCCCGTATCATTACTTTACCTGGCAGGGTATGGATGGCAGTGAGATTGATTCTTTCTTACCGACAAGTTATACCTACCGGACACATCCGAGCGAAGTGAATAACATCTGGAAGAACCGTGTACAGGTACAGGATCTGGATGCATTCCTGCTCCCGTTTGGATACGGAGATGGTGGCGGCGGTCCGGCAAGAGATTTTATCGAATCTGCAAAACGCCAGGAAGATATCGAAGGCGGCGTGAAAGTAAAAATGGCAAGTCCGCTGGAATTCTTCCATGATATGGAAGCACAGGGCGGCCCGGCAAATACCTATGTAGGAGAACTGTATTTCAGTGCTCACAGAGGAACGTACACTTCTCAGGCTATGGTAAAACAGAATAACAGAAAATGTGAACTGGCACTGCGTGAGATGGAACTGTGGAGTGTTCTGGCAATGAACAAAGGCATGACGTACAATCTTTCCAAGGCAGATGCGTTATGGAAAGAACTTCTGTTACATCAGTTCCATGATATTCTTCCGGGATCCAGTATCGCGAAAGTTTATGTGGAAGCAGAAAATGCATTCCATGAGATCCTGGATGGTGCGGACGAACTGCAAAAAGACGCACTGAACGCATTGACCGATCAGAAAGAGGATCAGGCGGTAACCGTATTTAACTCATTGAGCTTCCCGAGAAAGATGCTGGTAGAACTACCGGATGCATTTGCGAACGGAGCAAAAACCGTGGATGGAATCGCAGTACCGGTACAGAAGATCGGAGATGTTGTAAAGGCTTCGGTAGAAGTACCATCCTGTGGTGCGGTTTCCCTGGTTCCTGCAGAAGGTCAGGTAGAAGAAAAAGCGGTTACCGTTGCGTCATGTGACGGCGGATTTACCATGGAAAACAGTCAGATAAAAGCAGTCGTAAACGAAAAAGGCGAGGTTATTTCTTTCGTACTGAAAGAGTCCGGAAGAGAATTCGCTGCAGATGCGATGAACCGTTTCCATCTGTACAAAGATGTACCGCGTCTGTTTGATGCCTGGGATATCGATTCCAACTATATCGATCAGGAAATTGAGGCAGCAAAAAATGTTACAGTTTCCATGGAAGCAGATGGTCTGGAAGGCGTGCTGAAAGTAACCGGAGAGATCAGCAACTCCACCTTTACCCAGTATATTCGTCTGGCAGCAGACAGCAGAAGAATCGAGTTCGAGACAGAGATTGACTGGAAAGAAATGCACCGTCTGTTAAAAGCGGGATTCCCGGTAAATGTATATGCAGAAAACGGTATCAATGAGATGCAGTTCGGATTCGTAGAGCGTCCGGCTCACCGTTCCAGAGCATATGACAAAGACCGGTTTGAAGTATGCAACCATCGTTACAGTGCACTTGCTGACGGCGCACATGGTGCGGCAGTGCTGAATGACTCCAAATATGGAATCAGCATGAACGGAAATGCACTGGAACTGACACTGCTTCGTGCAGCGACCTGCCCGGAAATGTGTGCGGACAACAGAGTACATCATTTCACTTATGCATTTACTGCATGGGAAGGAAATTTTGCAGAGAGTGATGTGGTAAGACAGGGATACGAACTGAATGTGAAACCGGTAGTTGCCGGCGGTGCAGCACCGACATTCAGCGCATTGACAATTGATAAAGGTAATGTTATCCTGGATACCATGAAACCGGCTGAAGACGGAAGCGGAGATATCATTCTTCGTCTGTATGAATCCAAGAAAGCTGCGGTTACCGCAGAGGTTACCTTATCGGATCTGTTACAGGGAGAAAAAGTTTATCTTTGCGACATGCTGGAAAACTGCAAGGAAGAGATTCCGGTGGAAAATGGAGTGCTTCCGTTAGACTTCCATGCATTTGAGATCAAGACGATCCGTATAAAGAAATAA
- a CDS encoding ABC transporter ATP-binding protein produces the protein MRRKQQKEITRTPQVLFSNGTIRVCDVEKYYGTDNNVTKAVDRVSFTVQKGEFTGIMGASGSGKTTLLNMISTIDHVTSGHIYYGNVDITELNEDALAEFRKENLGFVFQDYNLLDTLTIEENIVLAMTLHSQNRKEIRKKCDEILKLLQIDEIRDKFPYQVSGGQKQRCACARALIHHPQLILADEPTGALDSRAAQTLLETFQKMNNELGSTILMVTHDAFSASYCGRILFLKDGKIFHELVRGSEDRRTFLNKILDVLALTGGGLKDVR, from the coding sequence ATGAGAAGAAAACAGCAAAAAGAGATCACACGGACACCACAGGTTCTGTTTTCAAACGGAACGATCCGGGTCTGTGATGTGGAAAAATATTATGGAACCGATAACAATGTGACAAAAGCGGTAGACCGGGTGAGTTTTACGGTGCAAAAGGGCGAATTTACCGGCATCATGGGCGCGTCCGGATCCGGCAAGACCACGCTTTTGAACATGATCTCCACGATCGATCATGTAACGTCAGGACATATTTATTATGGAAATGTGGATATCACGGAACTGAACGAAGACGCTCTGGCGGAGTTTCGAAAAGAGAATCTGGGGTTTGTCTTTCAGGACTACAATCTTCTGGATACGCTTACGATCGAAGAAAATATCGTGCTGGCGATGACTCTGCACAGCCAGAACAGGAAAGAGATCCGCAAAAAATGCGATGAGATCCTGAAACTGTTACAGATCGATGAGATCCGGGATAAGTTTCCCTATCAGGTATCCGGAGGACAAAAACAGCGTTGCGCCTGTGCCAGAGCCCTGATCCATCACCCGCAGCTGATCCTTGCGGATGAACCGACCGGCGCACTCGACTCCCGGGCAGCGCAGACATTGCTGGAAACCTTTCAGAAAATGAACAACGAGCTGGGTTCTACGATCCTGATGGTAACGCACGATGCATTTTCTGCGAGCTATTGCGGACGGATTCTGTTTCTGAAAGACGGAAAGATCTTCCATGAACTGGTAAGAGGCAGCGAAGATCGCCGGACGTTTCTGAACAAGATTTTGGATGTGCTTGCCCTGACGGGAGGTGGACTGAAAGATGTTCGGTAA
- a CDS encoding alpha/beta hydrolase, whose protein sequence is MAYVQGSAFHEQWLWNNIPRHLRLAQKGYVVAVIQYRPSDIAPFPAQMQDAKTAIRFLKKHAEEYHIDPEHMAVAGDSSGAHTALMVGFTGDDAPDTDLYGEYSAKVNCIVDSYGPTVFPLMNYFESSQNHYDPESPEGYEIGYKNVLEHVDLAMEASPLSYLSEAKATPSTLIIHGGRDMLVPFSQSCQLYNYMKELGKEVEFYKLNDANHGFLGFNNDTVLHIVLEFLKKHI, encoded by the coding sequence GTGGCATATGTGCAGGGATCCGCATTTCATGAGCAGTGGCTGTGGAACAATATCCCGAGACATCTGCGTCTGGCACAGAAAGGCTATGTGGTAGCTGTGATCCAGTACCGTCCGTCCGATATCGCACCGTTCCCGGCACAGATGCAGGATGCCAAGACAGCGATCCGTTTCCTGAAAAAACATGCGGAGGAATACCATATCGATCCGGAACATATGGCAGTGGCAGGAGATTCTTCCGGTGCCCATACGGCGCTGATGGTCGGATTTACCGGAGATGATGCGCCGGATACCGATCTGTACGGCGAATATTCCGCAAAGGTAAACTGTATCGTGGACAGCTACGGACCGACCGTATTTCCACTGATGAATTATTTTGAGAGCTCTCAGAACCATTACGATCCGGAAAGCCCGGAAGGCTATGAGATCGGTTATAAAAATGTGCTGGAGCATGTAGATCTTGCGATGGAAGCCAGCCCGTTATCTTACCTGTCAGAGGCCAAAGCGACACCGTCGACACTGATCATCCACGGAGGCAGAGATATGCTGGTACCGTTCAGTCAGAGCTGCCAGTTATATAACTATATGAAAGAACTGGGAAAAGAAGTGGAATTCTATAAACTTAACGATGCAAACCACGGATTCCTCGGATTCAACAACGATACCGTATTACATATCGTGCTGGAATTCCTGAAAAAACATATTTAA
- a CDS encoding response regulator transcription factor codes for MQIIIVEDEENIRKELKQLLQNAMYEVTTIESFSDVAGQITRMEPMPDLVLLDLNLPEESGFAICTKIREYSEIPVIFLTSRTDSMDELTGILKGADDYITKPFNAPILLARIANVLKRTAKKDAVDAAKDLLQLEHKGVVLNLSAGTIEHAGKREELTKNELKILHFLYQRPGEIVPRVEIIEYLWDNEAFIDDNTLSVNMTRIRGKLLEIGVEDFIETRRGMGYRI; via the coding sequence ATGCAGATTATCATTGTGGAAGACGAAGAGAATATCCGAAAAGAATTAAAACAGCTGCTGCAAAATGCCATGTATGAGGTGACCACAATAGAATCCTTTTCGGATGTGGCAGGGCAGATCACGCGGATGGAGCCGATGCCGGATCTGGTTTTGCTGGATCTGAATCTTCCGGAGGAGTCCGGATTTGCCATCTGTACGAAGATCCGGGAGTACTCGGAGATTCCTGTGATCTTTCTGACCAGCCGAACAGATTCGATGGATGAGCTGACCGGGATCTTAAAAGGAGCGGATGATTATATCACCAAGCCGTTTAATGCGCCGATCCTTCTGGCGAGAATCGCGAATGTGCTGAAGAGAACAGCAAAAAAGGATGCCGTAGATGCCGCAAAGGATCTGTTGCAGCTGGAACATAAAGGCGTGGTGTTGAATCTGTCGGCGGGAACGATCGAGCATGCGGGAAAGCGGGAAGAACTTACGAAAAATGAACTGAAGATCCTGCATTTTTTATATCAGCGGCCGGGAGAGATCGTTCCGCGGGTGGAGATCATCGAGTATCTGTGGGATAATGAGGCATTTATCGATGATAATACGCTCAGCGTCAATATGACCAGAATTCGGGGAAAATTACTGGAGATCGGTGTGGAAGACTTCATAGAAACCAGGCGTGGGATGGGGTATCGGATATGA